The Rhododendron vialii isolate Sample 1 chromosome 6a, ASM3025357v1 genome includes a window with the following:
- the LOC131331111 gene encoding protein JINGUBANG-like — MYSERKSLPSMSHNMMHSDPNLSSSTVTDEDYAARNSSFSAFDPSRMSGEGSPMMMSPWNQTTPFNKSPWSQHFDENPPQNLPQNGLISSLVREEGHIYSLAAFRDLLYTGSDSKNIRVWKNMKEFSAFKSNSGLVKAIIISGEKIFTGHQDGKVRVWKIHPKNPNVHKRAGTLPTFMDIFKCSIKPRNYVEVKRKRTAIWIKHIDAISSLSMDQQAGLLYSASWDRTFKVWRMENSKCLESVKAHDDAVNSVVATVNGMVFTGSADGTVKVWTREIAGKVTKHTLIDTLLKQECAVTSLAVSGSGSVVYCGSSDGLVNFWEREKELCHGGTLKGHKLAVLCLAAAGNLVFSGSADKTICVWRREGMVHTCLSVLTGHTGPVKCLAVEEDRESTAGDQKWVVYSGSLDKSVKVWSVSELAPDLHQMAMMQQHYSTSSEGNVSWDSIPSAKY, encoded by the coding sequence ATGTACAGTGAGAGGAAAAGCTTACCTTCAATGTCCCACAACATGATGCACTCCGACCCGAACCTTTCCTCATCGACCGTCACTGACGAGGACTATGCCGCCCGGAACAGCAGCTTCTCCGCCTTTGACCCGAGCCGGATGAGCGGAGAGGGGTCCCCCATGATGATGTCTCCctggaaccaaaccactcccTTCAACAAATCACCATGGTCCCAGCACTTTGACGAGAACCCACCTCAAAACCTCCCGCAAAACGGCCTCATCTCCTCCCTCGTTCGCGAAGAAGGCCACATTTACTCTCTCGCGGCCTTTCGCGACCTCCTCTACACCGGGTCCGACAGCAAGAACATCCGGgtctggaagaacatgaaggaGTTCTCCGCGTTCAAATCCAACAGCGGGTTGGTGAAGGCTATTATCATCTCGGGGGAGAAGATTTTCACGGGTCATCAGGACGGGAAGGTCCGGGTGTGGAAGATCCACCCGAAGAACCCGAACGTTCACAAGCGGGCCGGGACATTGCCCACTTTCATGGACATATTCAAATGCTCAATCAAGCCGAGGAACTACGTGGAAGTTAAGAGGAAGCGGACTGCTATCTGGATTAAGCACATCGATGCGATTTCCAGCTTGAGCATGGATCAACAAGCGGGCCTTTTGTATTCGGCTTCTTGGGACAGAACATTTAAGGTCTGGAGGATGGAAAACTCGAAGTGTCTCGAGTCCGTTAAGGCCCACGACGATGCCGTTAACTCAGTCGTGGCCACCGTTAACGGAATGGTCTTCACTGGATCCGCTGACGGGACCGTCAAGGTTTGGACGAGAGAGATTGCAGGGAAGGTGACGAAACACACACTGATAGACACGCTGTTGAAACAAGAGTGTGCGGTTACGTCTTTGGCCGTAAGCGGGTCGGGTTCGGTGGTCTACTGCGGGTCGTCGGACGGGCTGGTGAATTTCTGGGAAAGGGAGAAGGAGCTGTGCCACGGTGGGACACTCAAGGGGCACAAGCTGGCGGTTCTGTGCCTCGCGGCTGCAGGTAATCTGGTGTTCAGCGGGTCGGCGGACAAGACCATATGCGTGTGGAGGAGGGAGGGGATGGTCCACACATGTCTGTCCGTCTTGACGGGCCATACCGGGCCCGTCAAGTGTCTTGCCGTGGAGGAGGACCGGGAATCGACGGCTGGGGATCAAAAATGGGTGGTGTACAGTGGGAGCCTCGACAAGTCTGTGAAGGTGTGGAGCGTGTCGGAACTGGCGCCTGATCTGCATCAGATGGCCATGATGCAGCAACACTACAGTACTTCCTCGGAGGGGAACGTTTCGTGGGATTCTATTCCATCAGCAAAGTACTGA